The genomic window GTTGCTGAACCACAAGTTGATGGTTATGTGTCAGAAGCAGAATCAAACTGCTCTTCTGTGTCTGGTCTCCAGACACCTTTGTTTGTAAGAATAACACGGAGGCGACAAATTGTAATTCCTTATCAACCAGATTCTGCTGACAAAAAAAGACATGACAGTACAGCTTTTGTTAATAAGTTAAGTAGGATTCAGGATGAAGATGATGTCTCTGAAGCTGAGTCTTGTTCCTCTGCTGTTTCTGGTGTCCAGATGCTTAATGTTCCCACAAGTACAAGGAGCAGACAAAGTAAAAAGAAATTGCAGCCACACAGAGTTCCTGAAACCCAGAGTGAAAATACTTCTGATGTAGAATCATGTTGCCCAAGTTCTCTTGTGGAACCATGTGCCACTCCAAAACGAATTACTAGGAGCATGCAAATGAAATCACAAGCAGAAAATACTAAGCAGAccgagaaaaaaaataaatttgtttcaGAAGATGAGAATTTAAATGAGGACACTATTAAATCTGATCCCATCATAATTTCTGATTCTAGGCCTAGTGCAGAACTTGTCAATGACACGGAAAATGCTTCCACCTTCATTGATGGTAATAAAGAACCCGGTTCACCTAAAAGCAAATGTGCGAATGCAATCTGGAGTGAAGATGCAAAAGAAGAGATTTTAAATGATGTGGCATCCAGTcctacaaaaacaaaacaaagtgaCACTAAATCAcctgtgaaaaaaacaaaaaaaaatacgCAGTCTGTTGAGACAGACCATTCAGATACAATATCTGGCCAAATACAAGAAGATCACAGTAAAATACTTGCAAGGAAGGGGAAATTAGAGCATGTGTCTGTTTCTTTGACTGACTGCATGAGTCCCAAACAATTCCTAGAATCCCAAGGACAAGTAACACcaaatgaaagtaaaaaaattacagaatgtGAAGGAGCAGATGCTGAGGCAGATGCACAGCAGGCTTTCTTGTCTGATGATACATTAATGAAGAGTCAGCAagcaagtgcagtgagcagccCATCAGTGGACATGGCTGTTGCCCAGACAACTGAAAGCATTGGTAAGAGCGGGATGCTTAAAATTGGTGCAGACAGTGGTGACAACCAAACAGAAGAATATGAGGTATCCCACAGCAGTGAAAAACCAAGCAGTGATAAGAACTCTCTCGCATTGTTTCTGAGCAACAGTGAAAGTGATGACTCTGAAAATAGTGATGTGGCAGACATAGATACAATTGATGAGAATCTGTGTTATAAAAAGTCAGATGAGAAAACTCCTTCCTtcaaaaaatctttaaaaagtgGTTCACTGCATGTTGAAGGTCTTTTTGCAATTGATACTGAGCCTGGCATGAGTTCCAGCCAAAACTATTATCTGGATGATGTAGCCCAAGACAGCAATGCTGAAAGTAAGCATGAAGGAGgtgaaaaagataaagaatccgACTTGGAAGAGGATGAAGAGGAATTGATAGATGAAGATGAAAAAGATGAAGATGATGATCTGTTGAAAAATAAGGTTGATGTGTAAGTATCTTGCTAGGAATAGCTAAAGAATCTGCATTTCCTTTAAGAATATGCACATTAAGTGCAGAATAAATAAGGGATCAGTCTTATGTCATGTTGCTGCAGAAAATGGCGTTGCACATATTATAAAATATGAATATGGTCCataaatttaggttttgggatttttttcagttttgaataTAGTAGgaacagaaatctgaaatttttTGGCATCTGGAGGCCTTCTATGTGTTCAGCTTAGAAAACAATGTGAAACTGATCATGCTGACTGAATTGGTTATTCAGGTCAcagttttgttaattttttttttccagttggaATGTAGATAACGAAAGGTCCAGCAAATTACTTACACATTGCCTGATTAGATAATGCTTTTTAAATAGTTGCATATAATTTTATATGTCAGTTGTTGCTGTGCTGTGGATGGTGACTCTTCAGGTGAAACCCAGCATGGAATCAGAATAATTTAGGTGCAGTGATACTTCTTGAATTCTTGTAGTCCAGCTGGTGCTAAAATTCCTTCTTGTGTTTAAAGCAATGAATTATATGTTCTTCATACTTCTTTTTAAGAGTTATAGTATTTTTACTACCAgtatgtttggggtttttctctttAGCTAGCAAGCTTGTCGGTGTATACAAGGATGCTAATCATGAGTTCTTCTGGCAAGGTTAAGCAAATTTAAGAATTCAGTTAATACAGAAGATAATAATATTTAAGATGAGATTACAGCATTAGAGTTAATATGAAAAATTTGTGGAAGTGATTccacagttttttttttaataatgtctTATTTCGTATAATGGCATGAATTCTC from Agelaius phoeniceus isolate bAgePho1 chromosome 8, bAgePho1.hap1, whole genome shotgun sequence includes these protein-coding regions:
- the DNTTIP2 gene encoding deoxynucleotidyltransferase terminal-interacting protein 2 isoform X1; its protein translation is MVNTRRAAARRREPGPRAGGGSSSSSPGDGDADPAGAAEVGSDEIGTPVARRMTRRTRSARKPEVIQECQLEELEHAEMKSDVSDSSEMQITRNENTAVPSAPSVAEPQVDGYVSEAESNCSSVSGLQTPLFVRITRRRQIVIPYQPDSADKKRHDSTAFVNKLSRIQDEDDVSEAESCSSAVSGVQMLNVPTSTRSRQSKKKLQPHRVPETQSENTSDVESCCPSSLVEPCATPKRITRSMQMKSQAENTKQTEKKNKFVSEDENLNEDTIKSDPIIISDSRPSAELVNDTENASTFIDGNKEPGSPKSKCANAIWSEDAKEEILNDVASSPTKTKQSDTKSPVKKTKKNTQSVETDHSDTISGQIQEDHSKILARKGKLEHVSVSLTDCMSPKQFLESQGQVTPNESKKITECEGADAEADAQQAFLSDDTLMKSQQASAVSSPSVDMAVAQTTESIGKSGMLKIGADSGDNQTEEYEVSHSSEKPSSDKNSLALFLSNSESDDSENSDVADIDTIDENLCYKKSDEKTPSFKKSLKSGSLHVEGLFAIDTEPGMSSSQNYYLDDVAQDSNAESKHEGGEKDKESDLEEDEEELIDEDEKDEDDDLLKNKVDVLHLSSSIDPGLNIKKLGGLYISFDAKNQKPRSSAIEPQKKKKDQLLQKSVITPDFERKECVPPYRESLHQLKKQRRAEREKTTGDGWFGMRAPEITSELKNDLKVLKMRASLDPKHFYKKNDRDGLPKYFQVGTVVDSPIDFYHSRIPKKQRKRTIVEELLADSEFRR
- the DNTTIP2 gene encoding deoxynucleotidyltransferase terminal-interacting protein 2 isoform X2 gives rise to the protein MVNTRRAAARRREPGPRAGGGSSSSSPGDGDADPAGAAEVGSDEIGTPVARRMTRRTRSARKPEVIQECQLEELEHAEMKSDVSDSSEMQITRNENTAVPSAPSVAEPQVDGYVSEAESNCSSVSGLQTPLFVRITRRRQIVIPYQPDSADKKRHDSTAFVNKLSRIQDEDDVSEAESCSSAVSGVQMLNVPTSTRSRQSKKKLQPHRVPETQSENTSDVESCCPSSLVEPCATPKRITRSMQMKSQAENTKQTEKKNKFVSEDENLNEDTIKSDPIIISDSRPSAELVNDTENASTFIDGNKEPGSPKSKCANAIWSEDAKEEILNDVASSPTKTKQSDTKSPVKKTKKNTQSVETDHSDTISGQIQEDHSKILARKGKLEHVSVSLTDCMSPKQFLESQGQVTPNESKKITECEGADAEADAQQAFLSDDTLMKSQQASAVSSPSVDMAVAQTTESIGKSGMLKIGADSGDNQTEEYEVSHSSEKPSSDKNSLALFLSNSESDDSENSDVADIDTIDENLCYKKSDEKTPSFKKSLKSGSLHVEGLFAIDTEPGMSSSQNYYLDDVAQDSNAESKHEGGEKDKESDLEEDEEELIDEDEKDEDDDLLKNKVDVLHLSSSIDPGLNIKKLGGLYISFDAKNQKPRSSAIEPQKKKKDQLLQKSVITPDFERKECVPPYRESLHQLKKQRRAEREKTTGDGWFGMRAPEITSELKNDLKVLKMRASLDPKHFYKKNDRDGLPKYFQVGTVVDSPIDFYHSRIPKKQRKRTIVEELLADSEFRRYNKKKYQEIMSEKAAFAAGKRNRKKKKFHN